Proteins from one Capricornis sumatraensis isolate serow.1 chromosome 2, serow.2, whole genome shotgun sequence genomic window:
- the LOC138073196 gene encoding olfactory receptor 4K13-like: MDLLNNRSSVSEFIFVGLSASQEIQVSFFAIFFLLYVAIIVGNLLIVISVIVDSHLHSPMYFFLANLSFFDLCLSSAATPKVISDFLRKHKTISWWGCMTQMFFMHFFGGGEMALLIAMDIDRYVAICKPLHYKTIMSHRVLTGSLLLSWVIGLIHTTSQMVFTVGLPFCGPNVLDSFFCDLPLVIKLACTETYILELLVVVNSGLLSLICFILLLISYVVMLVTIWQHSSSASSKALSTLSAHITVVTLSFGPAIFIYAFPFNRYSVDKFLSMFYSIITPLLNPLIYTLRNQEMKAAIKRLSNQHIGSWLNP, translated from the coding sequence ATGGATCTCCTGAATAACAGATCAAGCGTttctgagttcatttttgtggGACTTTCTGCTTCTCAAGAAATTCAAGTATCCTTTTTTGctatcttctttcttctctatgTTGCCATCATAGTAGGAAATCTCCTCATTGTCATCTCTGTGATAGTTGATAGCCATCTTCACTCCCCCATGTATTTCTTTCTGGCAAATTTATCCTTTTTTGATTTATGTCTTTCTTCTGCTGCAACTCCCAAAGTGATTTCAGACTTCCTTAGAAAACACAAGACCATCTCCTGGTGGGGCTGCATGACCCAGATGTTCTTTATGCACTTCTTTGGGGGTGGAGAGATGGCTCTTCTGATAGCTATGGACATCGACAGGTATGTCGCCATATGCAAACCCTTGCACTACAAGACCATCATGAGTCACAGGGTGCTCACTGGGTCTCTACTGCTCTCATGGGTGATTGGGCTCATCCATACTACAAGCCAGATGGTTTTTACGGTGGGTTTGCCCTTCTGTGGTCCCAATGTATTGGACAGCTTTTTTTGCGACCTCCCCCTGGTCATCAAGCTTGCCTGCACTGAAACTTACATCCTAGAGCTCCTGGTGGTCGTGAACAGTGGGCTCTTGTCCCTGATCTGCTTCATTCTCTTGCTCATATCCTATGTTGTCATGCTGGTCACCATCTGGCAGCACTCCTCCAGTGCATCCTCTAAGGCTCTGTCCACACTCTCTGCTCACATCACTGTGGTCACTCTCTCCTTTGGCCCTGCCATCTTCATCTATGCTTTCCCATTTAACCGTTACTCTGTAGATAAATTTCTTTCTATGTTTTACTCTATCATCACTCCTCTCCTTAATCCACTTATTTACACTCTGAGGAATCAGGAAATGAAGGCAGCCATTAAGAGACTGAGCAACCAGCATATTGGTTCCTGGCTCAACCCCTAA